A stretch of the Hippoglossus hippoglossus isolate fHipHip1 chromosome 1, fHipHip1.pri, whole genome shotgun sequence genome encodes the following:
- the ogal gene encoding protein O-GlcNAcase isoform X1, translating into MATSSRARSQEGRFISGVVEGFYGRPWTMEQRTELFKREQKWGLNTYLYAPKDDYKHRMYWRDMYSAEEAEQLVALISAAKQHGVDFIYAISPGLDITFSNPKEVAALKRKLDQVKEFGCRSFSLLFDDIETEMCPADKEAFSSFAHAQVAVTNEVYQHLGEPDTFLFCPTDYCARFCKPNVSQSSYLRTVGEKLLPGVDILWTGPKVVSHKISVESIEEVSSVLKRAPVIWDNIHANDYDPQRIFLGPFKDRPTELIPKLRGVLTNPNCEFYPNFVAIHTLATWCKATADEGPRDVKMAGDEEQDPCYSPNKALTLALTDWLQEFLSTDQPGGPCCPPARLKKDSTEEEPMQTDKGDRSYVPGPGENPLYTAEPLTLDDLKLLSDLFYLPYEHGSTARTMLQQLDWLTNNSRAATAETDQTAEWCSRAQQFDDMCEAVVQMFNRLSNAPNRSILYDLYNFICDIKSGVGLARAYVKTLGGRGRPSAQLMNDDPEPWDFRGGLSGEFQRMLPGHGNRDLFRHPPMTAVYCIRPCCPEDKVEVQRIFREMQKAEEGNVPPKAQPPLICDSLSTGDISPSPQCALVLEDEIGMCGYALALTDAKSAAAKIQRATSDSVFEEFPSVITVQMLPRVTDPSPAKRMIGQLLSSIRSTGSRGAFCELRHSDRRRLDFYTKLGSFKPVKVAGLSQDILAMATSL; encoded by the exons AACAACTCGTGGCCTTGATTTCAGCAGCGAAGCAGCACGGCGTCGATTTCATCTACGCAATCTCTCCAGGTCTGGATATTACTTTTTCCAACCCCAAAGAGGTCGCTGCCCTGAAGAGGAAATTAGATCAG GTGAAGGAGTTTGGCTGCAGGTCCTTCTCTTTGCTGTTTGACGACATTGAGACTGAGATGTGTCCGGCCGATAAAGAGGCGTTCAGCTCCTTCGCCCACGCTCAGGTGGCCGTCACTAATGAGGTGTACCAGCACCTGGGGGAACCCGACACCTTCCTCTTCTGTCCGACAG ATTACTGTGCAAGATTCTGCAAGCCCAATGTGTCCCAGTCGTCTTACCTGCGCACTGtgggagagaagctgctgcctgGTGTGGACATACTGTGGACTG gtCCTAAAGTGGTGTCTCACAAAATCTCAGTTGAGTCCATAGAAGAGGTGTCTTCTGTCCTGAAGAGGGCGCCAGTCATCTGGGACAACATCCACGCAAACGATTACGACCCCCAAAGAATTTTCCTTGGGCCCTTTAAG GACCGACCCACTGAGCTGATTCCCAAACTGAGAGGAGTGCTCACCAATCCTAACTGCGAGTTCTACCCGAACTTTGTGGCTATCCACACTTTGGCGACATGGTGCAAAGCAACTGCTGATGAAGGACCCAGGGATGTGAAAATGG CAGGCGATGAGGAGCAGGACCCCTGCTACAGCCCCAACAAAGCCCTGACCCTGGCCCTCACTGACTGGCTGCAGGAGTTCCTGAGCACGGATCAACCTGGAG GCCCGTGTTGTCCTCCAGCtcgtctgaagaaggactcaaCGGAGGAGGAGCCCATGCAGACAGACAAGGGAGACCGCTCCTATGTTCCTGGACCTGGAGAGAACCCACTGTACACAGCAGAACCTCTGACCCTGGACgacctgaagctgctgtcagacctCTTCTACCTGCCGTACGAGCACGGGAGCACAGCCAGGACCATGCTACAGCAGCTGGACTGGCTCACGAACAACAGCCGCGCTGCTACTGCAGAGACAGACCAG ACAGCGGAGTGGTGCTCACGAGCGCAGCAGTTTGATGACATGTGTGAAGCGGTGGTGCAGATGTTTAACCGCCTGTCAAACGCCCCCAACCGCAGCATTCTGTACGACCTCTACAACTTCATCTGTGACATTAAGAGTGGAGTCGGCCTGGCCCGAGCCTATGTGAAAACACTGG GAGGACGGGGGCGACCCTCCGCCCAGCTTATGAATGACGACCCTGAACCCTGGGACTTCAGAGGAGGACTCTCTGGAGAGTTCCAG AGAATGCTGCCTGGACACGGTAACAGGGACCTGTTCAGACATCCTCCCATGACGGCAGTATACTGCATACGACCATGCTGCCCTGAGGACAAG GTGGAGGTGCAGAGGATTTTCAGAGAGATGCAGAAAGCTGAAGAGGGCAACGTTCCCCCGAAGGCACAGCCACCACTTATCTGTGATAG CTTGTCAACAGGTGACATCTCCCCTTCCCCTCAGTGTGCTCTCGTCCTGGAGGATGAGATCGGCATGTGCGGTTACGCACTGGCACTCACTGATGCCAAATCAGCTGCAGCCAAGATTCAG AGGGCAACAAGTGACTCAGTGTTTGAGGAATTCCCATCCGTGATCACTGTGCAAATGCTGCCTCGGGTCACTGACCCCTCTCCAGCCAAGCGTATGATTGGTCAGCTATTGTCCTCCATCAGGAGCACTG GTTCCAGAGGAGCGTTCTGTGAGTTGAGGCACAGCGATCGGAGGAGGCTCGACTTCTACACTAAACTGGGCTCCTTCAAACCCGTTAAAGTGGCCGGTCTTTCTCAAGACATCCTCGCCATGGCAACAAGCCTGTGA
- the cant1b gene encoding soluble calcium-activated nucleotidase 1b isoform X2, with amino-acid sequence MTSFGVAVRGLPLALASMTQAATSDSRFHPKWRAITVATLLGLVLIVYLHLTVGDRDTPTRGYYRNRAHSLELYREGQEDIFRDANRQTGRSLAGRQKREKPYNDTYPLSPPEKTRNGIRYRIGVIADLDTASRSSKAQTWFSYMKRGYLTVSESADRLQVEWDAETVTLESHLAEKGRGMELSELVAFNGHLYTVDDRTGVVYRIEGNQAIPWVILTDGDGSVSKGFKAEWLAVKDEHLYVGGLGKEWTTTSGEVVNNNPEWVKVVGYHGDVEHENWVPHYNALRSAAGIQPPGYLIHESASWSERLQRWFFLPRRASHEHYEEIADERRATNLLLSCPADFSYISVRHVGPLNPTHGFSSFKFVPDTDDQIILALKSEEDAGRIATYIIALTLDGRVLMPETKIGDVKYEGLEFI; translated from the exons ATGACCTCCTTCGGTGTTGCCGTCCGAGGCCTCCCTCTGGCCTTGGCGTCCATGACACAAGCTGCCACCTCCGACTCACGCTTTCACCCAAAATGGCGGGCGATCACTGTGGCGACCCTGCTGGGATTAGTGCTTATTGTGTATCTGCACCTGACAGTAGGGGACAGAGACACTCCTACCAGAGGTTACTATCGCAACAGGGCTCACAGTTTGGAACTGTACAGAGAGGGTCAGGAAGACATCTTCAGGGACGCTAACAGACAAACTGGCCGTAGCCTTGCTGGCCGTCAGAAAAGGGAAAAGCCTTACAATGACACTTATCCGTTAAGTCCACCCGAGAAGACAAGGAACGGCATCCGGTACCGCATAGGTGTGATCGCAGACCTGGACACAGCATCTCGTAGCTCTAAGGCTCAGACGTGGTTCAGCTACATGAAAAGAGGATATCTGACAGTTTCAGAGAGCGCAGACAGACTGCAGGTGGAGTGGGACGCTGAGACCGTCACCCTGGAGAGTCATCTGGCTGAGAAAGGACGAG GAATGGAGCTGTCAGAGCTTGTGGCATTTAACGGGCACCTGTACACTGTAGATGACCGTACAGGTGTGGTGTACAGGATCGAGGGAAACCAGGCTATTCCCTGGGTAATATTAACTGACGGCGATGGGTCAGTGTCCAAAG ggttCAAGGCAGAATGGCTGGCAGTGAAGGACGAGCACCTGTACGTTGGTGGCCTGGGGAAGGAGTGGACCACGACCTCTGGAGAAGTTGTCAACAACAACCCAGAGTGGGTGAAAGTTGTTGGCTACCATGGCGACGTGGAGCATGAGAATTGGGTACCACACTACAATGCCCTGCGGAGTGCAGCAGGGATCCAACCACCAG GCTACCTTATCCACGAATCAGCATCTTGGAGCGAGCGTCTCCAGCGCTGGTTCTTCCTCCCTCGCCGTGCTAGCCACGAGCACTACGAAGAGATCGCAGACGAGCGGCGTGCCACCAACCTCCTGCTGTCCTGCCCTGCAGACTTCAGCTACATAAGCGTACGGCACGTCGGACCGCTCAACCCCACCCATGGCTTCTCCTCCTTTAAATTTGTTCCAGACACAGACGATCAGATCATTCTGGCCCTAAAGTCAGAGGAGGATGCGGGCAGGATCGCCACCTACATCATCGCGCTCACACTTGACGGCCGTGTGCTGATGCCCGAGACAAAGATCGGGGACGTGAAGTATGAAGGGCTTGAGTTTATTTGA
- the cant1b gene encoding soluble calcium-activated nucleotidase 1b isoform X1 — protein sequence MRSQQSGAMVTASSGEKRRRKGHDSHQPKSTPDVENEDNSSMTSFGVAVRGLPLALASMTQAATSDSRFHPKWRAITVATLLGLVLIVYLHLTVGDRDTPTRGYYRNRAHSLELYREGQEDIFRDANRQTGRSLAGRQKREKPYNDTYPLSPPEKTRNGIRYRIGVIADLDTASRSSKAQTWFSYMKRGYLTVSESADRLQVEWDAETVTLESHLAEKGRGMELSELVAFNGHLYTVDDRTGVVYRIEGNQAIPWVILTDGDGSVSKGFKAEWLAVKDEHLYVGGLGKEWTTTSGEVVNNNPEWVKVVGYHGDVEHENWVPHYNALRSAAGIQPPGYLIHESASWSERLQRWFFLPRRASHEHYEEIADERRATNLLLSCPADFSYISVRHVGPLNPTHGFSSFKFVPDTDDQIILALKSEEDAGRIATYIIALTLDGRVLMPETKIGDVKYEGLEFI from the exons ATGCGATCACAGCAGAGCGGCGCCATGGTCACAGCGAGTTCGGGGGAGAAGAGGCGAAGGAAGG GCCATGATAGTCATCAGCCCAAGTCTACGCCTGATGTCGAGAATGAAGACAACTCTTCCATGACCTCCTTCGGTGTTGCCGTCCGAGGCCTCCCTCTGGCCTTGGCGTCCATGACACAAGCTGCCACCTCCGACTCACGCTTTCACCCAAAATGGCGGGCGATCACTGTGGCGACCCTGCTGGGATTAGTGCTTATTGTGTATCTGCACCTGACAGTAGGGGACAGAGACACTCCTACCAGAGGTTACTATCGCAACAGGGCTCACAGTTTGGAACTGTACAGAGAGGGTCAGGAAGACATCTTCAGGGACGCTAACAGACAAACTGGCCGTAGCCTTGCTGGCCGTCAGAAAAGGGAAAAGCCTTACAATGACACTTATCCGTTAAGTCCACCCGAGAAGACAAGGAACGGCATCCGGTACCGCATAGGTGTGATCGCAGACCTGGACACAGCATCTCGTAGCTCTAAGGCTCAGACGTGGTTCAGCTACATGAAAAGAGGATATCTGACAGTTTCAGAGAGCGCAGACAGACTGCAGGTGGAGTGGGACGCTGAGACCGTCACCCTGGAGAGTCATCTGGCTGAGAAAGGACGAG GAATGGAGCTGTCAGAGCTTGTGGCATTTAACGGGCACCTGTACACTGTAGATGACCGTACAGGTGTGGTGTACAGGATCGAGGGAAACCAGGCTATTCCCTGGGTAATATTAACTGACGGCGATGGGTCAGTGTCCAAAG ggttCAAGGCAGAATGGCTGGCAGTGAAGGACGAGCACCTGTACGTTGGTGGCCTGGGGAAGGAGTGGACCACGACCTCTGGAGAAGTTGTCAACAACAACCCAGAGTGGGTGAAAGTTGTTGGCTACCATGGCGACGTGGAGCATGAGAATTGGGTACCACACTACAATGCCCTGCGGAGTGCAGCAGGGATCCAACCACCAG GCTACCTTATCCACGAATCAGCATCTTGGAGCGAGCGTCTCCAGCGCTGGTTCTTCCTCCCTCGCCGTGCTAGCCACGAGCACTACGAAGAGATCGCAGACGAGCGGCGTGCCACCAACCTCCTGCTGTCCTGCCCTGCAGACTTCAGCTACATAAGCGTACGGCACGTCGGACCGCTCAACCCCACCCATGGCTTCTCCTCCTTTAAATTTGTTCCAGACACAGACGATCAGATCATTCTGGCCCTAAAGTCAGAGGAGGATGCGGGCAGGATCGCCACCTACATCATCGCGCTCACACTTGACGGCCGTGTGCTGATGCCCGAGACAAAGATCGGGGACGTGAAGTATGAAGGGCTTGAGTTTATTTGA
- the ogal gene encoding protein O-GlcNAcase isoform X2, with protein MATSSRARSQEGRFISGVVEGFYGRPWTMEQRTELFKREQKWGLNTYLYAPKDDYKHRMYWRDMYSAEEAEQLVALISAAKQHGVDFIYAISPGLDITFSNPKEVAALKRKLDQVKEFGCRSFSLLFDDIETEMCPADKEAFSSFAHAQVAVTNEVYQHLGEPDTFLFCPTDYCARFCKPNVSQSSYLRTVGEKLLPGVDILWTGPKVVSHKISVESIEEVSSVLKRAPVIWDNIHANDYDPQRIFLGPFKDRPTELIPKLRGVLTNPNCEFYPNFVAIHTLATWCKATADEGPRDVKMGDEEQDPCYSPNKALTLALTDWLQEFLSTDQPGGPCCPPARLKKDSTEEEPMQTDKGDRSYVPGPGENPLYTAEPLTLDDLKLLSDLFYLPYEHGSTARTMLQQLDWLTNNSRAATAETDQTAEWCSRAQQFDDMCEAVVQMFNRLSNAPNRSILYDLYNFICDIKSGVGLARAYVKTLGGRGRPSAQLMNDDPEPWDFRGGLSGEFQRMLPGHGNRDLFRHPPMTAVYCIRPCCPEDKVEVQRIFREMQKAEEGNVPPKAQPPLICDSLSTGDISPSPQCALVLEDEIGMCGYALALTDAKSAAAKIQRATSDSVFEEFPSVITVQMLPRVTDPSPAKRMIGQLLSSIRSTGSRGAFCELRHSDRRRLDFYTKLGSFKPVKVAGLSQDILAMATSL; from the exons AACAACTCGTGGCCTTGATTTCAGCAGCGAAGCAGCACGGCGTCGATTTCATCTACGCAATCTCTCCAGGTCTGGATATTACTTTTTCCAACCCCAAAGAGGTCGCTGCCCTGAAGAGGAAATTAGATCAG GTGAAGGAGTTTGGCTGCAGGTCCTTCTCTTTGCTGTTTGACGACATTGAGACTGAGATGTGTCCGGCCGATAAAGAGGCGTTCAGCTCCTTCGCCCACGCTCAGGTGGCCGTCACTAATGAGGTGTACCAGCACCTGGGGGAACCCGACACCTTCCTCTTCTGTCCGACAG ATTACTGTGCAAGATTCTGCAAGCCCAATGTGTCCCAGTCGTCTTACCTGCGCACTGtgggagagaagctgctgcctgGTGTGGACATACTGTGGACTG gtCCTAAAGTGGTGTCTCACAAAATCTCAGTTGAGTCCATAGAAGAGGTGTCTTCTGTCCTGAAGAGGGCGCCAGTCATCTGGGACAACATCCACGCAAACGATTACGACCCCCAAAGAATTTTCCTTGGGCCCTTTAAG GACCGACCCACTGAGCTGATTCCCAAACTGAGAGGAGTGCTCACCAATCCTAACTGCGAGTTCTACCCGAACTTTGTGGCTATCCACACTTTGGCGACATGGTGCAAAGCAACTGCTGATGAAGGACCCAGGGATGTGAAAATGG GCGATGAGGAGCAGGACCCCTGCTACAGCCCCAACAAAGCCCTGACCCTGGCCCTCACTGACTGGCTGCAGGAGTTCCTGAGCACGGATCAACCTGGAG GCCCGTGTTGTCCTCCAGCtcgtctgaagaaggactcaaCGGAGGAGGAGCCCATGCAGACAGACAAGGGAGACCGCTCCTATGTTCCTGGACCTGGAGAGAACCCACTGTACACAGCAGAACCTCTGACCCTGGACgacctgaagctgctgtcagacctCTTCTACCTGCCGTACGAGCACGGGAGCACAGCCAGGACCATGCTACAGCAGCTGGACTGGCTCACGAACAACAGCCGCGCTGCTACTGCAGAGACAGACCAG ACAGCGGAGTGGTGCTCACGAGCGCAGCAGTTTGATGACATGTGTGAAGCGGTGGTGCAGATGTTTAACCGCCTGTCAAACGCCCCCAACCGCAGCATTCTGTACGACCTCTACAACTTCATCTGTGACATTAAGAGTGGAGTCGGCCTGGCCCGAGCCTATGTGAAAACACTGG GAGGACGGGGGCGACCCTCCGCCCAGCTTATGAATGACGACCCTGAACCCTGGGACTTCAGAGGAGGACTCTCTGGAGAGTTCCAG AGAATGCTGCCTGGACACGGTAACAGGGACCTGTTCAGACATCCTCCCATGACGGCAGTATACTGCATACGACCATGCTGCCCTGAGGACAAG GTGGAGGTGCAGAGGATTTTCAGAGAGATGCAGAAAGCTGAAGAGGGCAACGTTCCCCCGAAGGCACAGCCACCACTTATCTGTGATAG CTTGTCAACAGGTGACATCTCCCCTTCCCCTCAGTGTGCTCTCGTCCTGGAGGATGAGATCGGCATGTGCGGTTACGCACTGGCACTCACTGATGCCAAATCAGCTGCAGCCAAGATTCAG AGGGCAACAAGTGACTCAGTGTTTGAGGAATTCCCATCCGTGATCACTGTGCAAATGCTGCCTCGGGTCACTGACCCCTCTCCAGCCAAGCGTATGATTGGTCAGCTATTGTCCTCCATCAGGAGCACTG GTTCCAGAGGAGCGTTCTGTGAGTTGAGGCACAGCGATCGGAGGAGGCTCGACTTCTACACTAAACTGGGCTCCTTCAAACCCGTTAAAGTGGCCGGTCTTTCTCAAGACATCCTCGCCATGGCAACAAGCCTGTGA